A genomic region of Hypanus sabinus isolate sHypSab1 unplaced genomic scaffold, sHypSab1.hap1 scaffold_180, whole genome shotgun sequence contains the following coding sequences:
- the LOC132387379 gene encoding zinc finger protein 229-like: MAHQRVRTGERPFTCSDCGKGFKYSSKLKEHQRVHTGEKPFTCSDCGKRFTRSSTLMAHRRVHTGERPFTCSDCGKGFTCSSKLKEHQRVHTGEKPFSCSDCGKGFTRSSDLLTHRSVHTGERPFTCSDCGKGFTWSSDLLVHQRVHTGERPFTCSDCGKGFTCSSQLKVHQRVHTGERPFTCSDCGKRFTRSSELLVHKSVHTGVRLFTCSDCGKGFTRSSTLMAHQRFHTGERPFTCSDCGKGFPCSSNLKEHQRIHTGERPFSCLDCGKAFISSSKLKVHQRIHTGERPFTCSDCGKGFTQSSDLLVHQSVHTGERPFTCSDCGKGFTRSSKLLVHQRIHTGEKPFNCSVCGMRFSQSSTLQRHQRVHTGEKSFTCSACGRRFTRSSHLLSHQRVHTGETVHLL; encoded by the coding sequence atggctcatcagcgagttcgcactggtgagaggccattcacctgctcggactgtgggaagggattcaaatactcatctaaactgaaggaacaccagcgagttcacactggagagaagccgttcacctgctcagactgcgggaagagattcactcgttcatccaccctaatggcacaccggcgagttcacaccggggagcggccgttcacctgctcagactgtgggaagggattcacttgctcatctaaactgaaggaacatcagcgagttcacactggagagaagccgttcagctgctcagactgtgggaagggattcactcggtcatccgacctactGACACAcaggtcagttcacactggggagaggccgttcacctgctcggactgtgggaagggattcacttggtcatcggacctactggtacaccagcgagttcacactggagagaggccgttcacctgctcagactgcgggaagggattcacttgctcatcccaactgaaggtacatcagagagttcacactggggagaggccgttcacctgctcagattgtgggaagagattcactcggtcatctgaactactggtacacaagtcagttcacactggggtcaggctgttcacctgctcggactgcgggaagggattcactcggtcatccaccctaatggcacaccagcgatttcacaccggggagcggccattcacgtgctcagactgtggaaagggattcccttgctcatctaacctgaaggagcatcagcgaattcacactggagagaggccgttctcttgcttagactgtgggaaggcattcatttcgtcatctaaactgaaggtacatcagcgaattcacactggggagaggccattcacctgctcagactgcgggaagggattcactcagtcatctgacctactggtacaccagtcagttcacactggagagaggccgttcacctgctcagactgcgggaagggattcactcggtcatccaaactactggtacaccagcgaattcacactggggagaagccgttcaactgttcagtctgtgggatgagattcagtcagtcatccaccctacagagacatcagcgagttcacactggggagaagtcgttcacctgctcagcctgtgggaggagattcactcggtcgtcCCACCTActaagtcatcagcgagttcacacgggagagactgttcacctgctgtga